From one Staphylococcus kloosii genomic stretch:
- a CDS encoding GNAT family N-acetyltransferase yields MINVKHEAPSVEDYCNLRKVAGMSEKTPSAAKKGLGNACFDVVIYDDNRAIGMGRVIGDGGTAFQIIDIAVDPQYQGLGYGKMIMTHVKGYIDSVAESSSYVSLIADYPADKLYQQFGFQSTEPNSGGMYILY; encoded by the coding sequence ACGAAGCACCTTCAGTTGAAGACTATTGTAATTTAAGAAAAGTTGCAGGTATGAGTGAAAAGACACCATCAGCTGCGAAGAAAGGTTTAGGTAATGCTTGTTTCGATGTCGTTATTTACGACGATAATCGCGCGATTGGCATGGGTAGAGTTATCGGTGATGGAGGTACGGCATTTCAAATTATAGATATAGCAGTCGATCCTCAGTATCAAGGATTAGGATATGGTAAAATGATTATGACGCATGTAAAGGGTTACATTGATTCTGTTGCTGAAAGTTCAAGCTATGTTAGTTTAATTGCTGACTATCCAGCAGACAAACTGTATCAACAATTTGGATTTCAGTCTACAGAACCCAATTCAGGAGGCATGTATATATTATATTAG
- a CDS encoding amidohydrolase family protein codes for MRIFDAHFHITDYDYDIKGNNGYMPPSFTAHDYQQQSTKLNIAGGAIVSGSFQGYDQQYLVNALQTLGEHYCGVTQLPATTTDEEIVNLHKQGVRALRFNVQRGGSEDLSQLAYFAQRVYDLVGWHSELYIDSTKLPQIMSTIEQLPAVSIDHLGLSEAGIKHLLSLVDKGVHVKATGFGRVDLDVVKTMQSIYNINPDALMFGTDLPSTRAPRPFQEQDIELVKQSFDDTACEKIFWQNAMDFYKLSK; via the coding sequence ATGAGAATATTTGATGCACATTTTCATATTACAGACTATGACTATGACATAAAAGGCAACAATGGATATATGCCACCATCTTTTACCGCCCACGATTATCAACAACAAAGTACTAAGCTCAATATAGCAGGAGGCGCTATTGTGTCAGGTTCTTTTCAAGGATATGATCAACAATATTTAGTGAATGCATTACAAACTTTAGGTGAGCATTATTGTGGTGTGACTCAATTACCAGCTACAACGACGGATGAGGAGATTGTAAACTTACATAAACAAGGCGTTAGAGCTTTAAGATTTAATGTGCAACGCGGTGGCTCAGAAGATTTGTCTCAATTAGCATATTTTGCCCAACGTGTTTATGATTTGGTAGGTTGGCATAGTGAGTTGTATATAGATTCTACGAAGTTACCTCAAATAATGTCTACGATTGAACAATTGCCTGCAGTATCTATTGATCATTTAGGTTTATCTGAAGCGGGCATTAAACATTTATTATCACTCGTCGATAAAGGAGTACATGTTAAAGCCACTGGTTTTGGACGCGTAGATCTTGATGTAGTAAAGACAATGCAATCAATTTATAATATTAATCCTGACGCTTTAATGTTTGGTACAGATTTGCCTTCCACTAGGGCACCAAGACCATTCCAAGAGCAAGACATTGAATTAGTTAAGCAATCATTTGATGACACAGCATGTGAGAAAATTTTCTGGCAAAATGCAATGGATTTTTATAAGCTAAGCAAGTAA
- a CDS encoding sulfite exporter TauE/SafE family protein, translating into MLLFVTMILVGVLIGFTGAGGAGTVIAILTAIFGIPVHTALGTSLASMIFTSLSGTLSHFKAHNVVLKIGLITGLFGAIGSFIGAQIAGFIDEDILKYCTAGMMTFSAFLLWRRLFMIQRPSKTKTISKSVNNNTNLIAKGAFVGIITGCLSGFLGIGAAPFIQIGLLTIFGLTAKKAVGTTMLVILPIAFVGGFGYYIIGHLDIPLFIKVVCGTIIGSYIGAKLTAYANEVFLKVVMIAVPIASALLLIFGKQ; encoded by the coding sequence ATGTTGTTGTTTGTAACAATGATTTTGGTAGGGGTACTTATTGGATTTACTGGTGCTGGTGGTGCAGGTACTGTTATTGCAATATTAACAGCAATATTTGGTATTCCAGTACATACAGCATTGGGGACTTCATTGGCTTCGATGATTTTTACATCGTTGTCGGGTACGTTAAGTCATTTCAAGGCACATAATGTTGTGCTGAAAATAGGATTAATCACAGGTTTGTTTGGTGCAATTGGTTCTTTTATTGGGGCGCAAATTGCAGGATTTATCGATGAAGATATACTTAAATATTGTACAGCAGGAATGATGACATTTTCAGCATTTTTATTATGGCGTAGACTTTTTATGATACAACGTCCATCTAAAACAAAAACAATAAGCAAATCAGTAAATAATAATACTAATTTAATTGCTAAAGGTGCATTTGTAGGCATTATAACGGGTTGCTTATCTGGTTTTTTAGGTATTGGAGCGGCGCCATTTATACAAATAGGACTTTTAACTATCTTTGGTTTAACTGCTAAAAAAGCCGTGGGTACTACGATGTTAGTTATTTTACCGATTGCTTTTGTAGGTGGTTTTGGTTACTACATAATAGGCCATTTAGATATACCATTATTTATAAAGGTAGTATGTGGTACGATTATCGGTTCATATATAGGAGCCAAATTAACTGCATATGCAAATGAAGTATTTTTAAAAGTAGTAATGATAGCAGTTCCAATTGCATCTGCATTGTTACTTATATTTGGTAAACAATAA
- the glcP gene encoding glucose transporter GlcP, which produces MGIKINKKLIFFLGALGGLLYGYDMGVISGALLFIKNDIPLNSFTEGLVVASMLVGAIFGSGASGPMSDKLGRRRVVFIIAIVYIVGALILALAPSMPVLVIGRLVIGLAVGGSTAIVPVYLSEMAPTEQRGSLSSLNQLMITIGILASYLINYAFTPIDGWRWMLGLAVVPSLILLIGVAFMPESPRWLLEHKSEQAARDVMKMTFNESEINKEIADMKEINRISESTWNVLKSPWLRPTLIIGSLFALFQQIIGINAIIYYAPSIFSKAGLGDATSILGTVGIGTVNVIITIVAIFIIDKIDRKKLLVIGNSGMVASLLIMAILIWMIGIQSSAWIIILCLTLFIIFFGFTWGPVLWVMLPELFPMRARGAATGFAALILSIGSLLVAQLFPILTDVLPVEQVFLIFAVIGIVALIFVIKYLPETRGRSLEEIEADLRSRTNATDANIK; this is translated from the coding sequence ATGGGAATTAAAATAAACAAAAAATTGATTTTCTTCCTAGGCGCTTTAGGTGGCTTATTATACGGATATGATATGGGAGTTATATCCGGTGCATTATTATTTATTAAAAATGATATTCCACTCAATAGTTTTACTGAAGGCCTAGTCGTAGCTTCAATGCTAGTTGGAGCAATATTCGGTTCAGGTGCTAGTGGCCCAATGTCCGATAAGTTAGGACGTAGACGTGTCGTCTTTATTATTGCAATCGTCTATATTGTTGGGGCCCTTATTTTAGCGTTAGCACCTTCAATGCCAGTATTGGTTATTGGTCGTTTAGTTATCGGTTTAGCGGTCGGTGGTTCTACTGCTATCGTACCCGTATACTTATCAGAAATGGCTCCTACAGAACAAAGGGGTTCATTAAGTTCATTAAACCAATTAATGATTACAATCGGTATTTTAGCTTCATACTTAATTAACTACGCATTCACACCAATCGATGGTTGGAGATGGATGTTAGGTTTAGCAGTTGTTCCTTCACTTATACTGTTAATAGGTGTAGCCTTTATGCCTGAAAGTCCAAGATGGCTATTAGAACATAAAAGCGAACAAGCCGCTAGAGACGTAATGAAAATGACATTTAACGAAAGTGAAATTAATAAAGAAATTGCGGACATGAAAGAAATAAATCGTATTTCTGAAAGTACATGGAATGTTTTAAAATCACCATGGTTACGTCCCACATTGATTATCGGTTCACTCTTTGCCCTATTCCAACAAATAATTGGAATCAATGCCATTATTTATTACGCTCCTTCAATTTTTAGTAAAGCTGGATTAGGTGATGCAACTTCAATTTTAGGTACAGTTGGTATCGGTACAGTCAATGTAATTATTACAATCGTAGCAATATTTATTATCGATAAAATTGATCGTAAAAAGTTATTAGTTATCGGTAATAGTGGTATGGTTGCTTCATTACTTATTATGGCAATCTTAATTTGGATGATTGGTATTCAATCTTCTGCATGGATTATTATCTTATGTTTAACTTTATTTATTATTTTCTTTGGTTTCACTTGGGGACCAGTGTTATGGGTTATGTTACCAGAACTATTCCCTATGCGCGCACGTGGTGCGGCAACTGGTTTTGCAGCATTAATCTTATCAATTGGTAGTTTATTAGTAGCTCAGTTATTCCCTATATTGACTGATGTTTTACCAGTTGAACAAGTATTCTTAATCTTCGCAGTTATCGGTATTGTAGCGTTAATATTTGTAATTAAATATTTACCTGAAACAAGAGGCCGTAGCTTAGAAGAAATAGAAGCAGACTTACGTTCAAGAACAAATGCGACTGACGCTAACATTAAATAA
- a CDS encoding acrylyl-CoA reductase family protein codes for MTETFKAFVVDEQDGKVNAQFKDITTEDLPEGEVLIKVKYSGINYKDALATEDNNKIVRDYPMVPGIDLAGVVASSDSHAFEEGDEVIVTGFDLGISHYGGFSEYARVKEEWIVRLPKNLTLEEAMIYGTAGYTAGLAIETLEHNGLSIEDGKVLVRGASGGVGTLAVMMLNSIGFKVIASSGKADAKDTLTSLGAKEVIDRISDNDAKPLGSRTWAAAIDPVGGEGLAHVLKHIDYNGSVATIGMTGGDKFTSSVFPFILRGINVFGIDSVYTKMKRRQLIWRRLATDLKPKQLHDIKQVISFDNIEQGIQNVLDHNNKGRIIIDFNN; via the coding sequence ATGACTGAAACATTTAAAGCTTTTGTGGTCGATGAACAAGACGGCAAAGTAAACGCTCAATTTAAAGATATAACTACAGAAGATTTACCTGAAGGTGAAGTATTAATAAAAGTAAAATATTCAGGTATAAATTATAAAGATGCATTAGCTACCGAAGATAACAATAAAATAGTTCGCGATTATCCAATGGTACCTGGTATTGATTTAGCAGGCGTAGTGGCTTCTTCAGACAGTCACGCTTTTGAAGAAGGTGACGAAGTAATCGTTACCGGATTTGACTTAGGTATTTCACATTATGGTGGTTTTAGTGAATATGCACGCGTTAAAGAAGAATGGATTGTTCGTTTACCTAAAAATCTTACTTTAGAAGAAGCGATGATTTACGGTACGGCTGGATACACTGCTGGTTTAGCCATTGAAACTTTAGAACATAACGGTTTATCTATTGAAGATGGAAAAGTCTTAGTTCGTGGAGCATCAGGTGGTGTTGGTACATTAGCAGTTATGATGTTAAATTCAATCGGCTTTAAAGTTATCGCAAGTTCTGGTAAAGCTGATGCGAAAGATACATTAACTTCATTAGGTGCAAAAGAAGTCATAGACCGTATTTCTGACAATGATGCAAAACCATTAGGCTCACGCACTTGGGCAGCAGCAATCGATCCAGTTGGTGGCGAAGGTTTAGCTCACGTCCTAAAACATATCGACTATAATGGTAGTGTAGCTACAATCGGTATGACTGGTGGCGATAAATTTACTAGTTCAGTATTCCCATTTATTTTAAGAGGCATTAATGTCTTTGGTATCGATTCAGTTTATACTAAAATGAAACGTCGCCAATTAATTTGGAGAAGACTTGCTACGGACTTGAAACCAAAACAACTACACGATATTAAACAAGTTATCTCATTCGATAATATCGAACAAGGCATTCAAAACGTGCTTGATCATAATAATAAAGGCAGAATTATTATAGATTTTAATAATTAG
- a CDS encoding GNAT family N-acetyltransferase, whose amino-acid sequence MSYEIKKVKSTELQLLKELGIKTFLDTFEDSYSDEDFQDYFDSAFTIEKLAEELEDSNSETYFYVVDSNIVGYFKLNIGESQTEPMGEQYLELQRIYFLKEAQGGGKGANVINYAEERAKALNKTHIWLGVWKHNEQALKFYNKHGFQVTGEHRFVTGDTVDLDLVMEKSVVH is encoded by the coding sequence ATGTCTTACGAAATTAAAAAAGTAAAATCAACAGAATTACAATTATTAAAAGAGCTTGGAATAAAAACTTTTCTTGATACTTTTGAAGACAGTTATAGTGATGAAGATTTTCAAGATTATTTTGATTCGGCATTTACAATCGAAAAGTTAGCTGAAGAACTAGAAGATAGCAATTCGGAAACGTATTTTTATGTAGTTGATAGTAACATAGTAGGCTATTTTAAATTAAATATTGGTGAGTCACAAACTGAACCAATGGGTGAACAATATTTAGAACTACAACGAATTTATTTTTTAAAAGAAGCTCAAGGTGGGGGCAAAGGCGCGAATGTTATTAACTATGCCGAAGAACGCGCAAAAGCTTTAAATAAAACGCATATCTGGTTAGGTGTGTGGAAACATAACGAACAAGCGCTGAAATTTTATAATAAACATGGTTTCCAAGTAACCGGTGAACATCGATTTGTTACCGGAGATACGGTCGATTTAGATTTAGTAATGGAGAAATCCGTAGTACATTAA
- a CDS encoding CDP-glycerol glycerophosphotransferase family protein has protein sequence MIKQLTIESWQDLTRRLEQAIQDGYSHFVALSDSITIYEDMLDAVELKPCTIITDYTVDQFYRNDCRYFGKTTITFNDWIENINHYPNVIFDIATTLDILNTHEINNIFDLAIISLLQDEVAVDPHVVYNFTQNITTSSAIWSTVKNCSLLNTTKYNLNKLAYIHGHKVPFKQQEILAPDTLRFVDKLLLKTKFKLPHWIFNSVQRHFVKKHQQQSYIYEKNANKLKDHIVFLGFDYGFRGNSRYLFNHFAKHFAKIPIYFITSDIKGPNFINPDDPKAKSLIEEARVVILESNIPDSLQPNGTIIQLWHGTPIKKLFLDSHEPYQNLNIYNYRARKYNKWLQQDYLVCDCEEIVDYFKSAYPLQHTNVISCGYPRVKYLLAKQFDAPYIQFIKHELKLDTEKPTLLYAPTWKSESDEEALFPISDGLLNKYNVIYKGHVESNSTYLPENAIIAPTNLETQDLILSADVVLTDYSSIIFDALALDKTVCQYTPNHEQYIAERGVYDDVMHSLATVRYSDAKALLNDLVSFQMTSITNNAFVNDNNHAFETLSNIINKHINYHK, from the coding sequence ATGATTAAACAATTAACTATAGAAAGTTGGCAAGATTTAACACGCCGACTAGAACAAGCTATACAAGATGGCTATTCTCATTTTGTAGCATTATCAGACAGTATTACGATATATGAGGATATGTTAGACGCTGTTGAACTAAAACCGTGTACTATCATTACAGATTATACGGTAGACCAATTCTATAGAAACGATTGTCGCTATTTTGGCAAAACAACAATCACTTTTAATGATTGGATAGAAAACATTAATCACTATCCTAACGTTATCTTTGATATTGCAACAACACTAGACATACTTAACACACACGAAATCAATAATATTTTTGATTTAGCTATTATTTCGTTACTACAAGATGAAGTAGCGGTCGATCCGCATGTAGTTTATAACTTCACTCAAAATATAACTACTTCTAGTGCTATATGGTCAACTGTTAAAAATTGTTCTCTGTTAAACACGACAAAATACAATCTAAATAAATTAGCATATATACATGGTCATAAAGTGCCCTTCAAACAACAAGAAATTTTAGCGCCAGACACATTACGTTTCGTTGATAAATTACTGTTAAAAACAAAGTTTAAACTACCGCATTGGATATTTAATAGCGTACAACGACACTTTGTAAAAAAACATCAACAACAAAGTTATATCTATGAAAAAAATGCCAATAAACTCAAAGATCATATCGTATTTTTAGGTTTTGATTATGGCTTTAGAGGAAATTCACGTTATTTATTTAATCATTTTGCCAAGCACTTTGCTAAAATACCTATTTATTTCATTACAAGTGATATAAAAGGTCCTAATTTTATTAATCCAGATGACCCTAAAGCTAAATCGCTTATAGAAGAAGCAAGAGTAGTTATATTAGAAAGTAATATACCAGACTCGCTACAACCTAACGGTACTATTATTCAACTTTGGCACGGCACACCAATTAAAAAATTATTTTTAGATAGTCACGAGCCATATCAAAATCTTAATATTTATAATTATCGTGCTCGTAAATACAATAAATGGTTACAGCAAGATTATTTAGTGTGTGATTGTGAAGAAATCGTTGATTATTTCAAAAGTGCTTATCCTTTACAACATACAAATGTCATAAGTTGTGGTTATCCAAGAGTGAAATATTTATTGGCCAAACAATTTGATGCGCCTTATATTCAGTTTATAAAACATGAACTAAAATTAGATACTGAAAAACCAACTCTATTATATGCGCCTACTTGGAAATCAGAATCAGACGAAGAAGCGTTATTCCCTATTAGCGATGGTTTATTAAATAAATACAATGTGATTTATAAAGGTCATGTTGAAAGTAATTCTACTTATTTACCGGAAAATGCCATTATTGCACCCACTAATCTTGAAACACAAGATTTAATACTAAGTGCAGACGTTGTATTGACTGATTATTCATCAATTATTTTTGACGCATTAGCATTAGATAAAACAGTTTGTCAGTACACGCCTAATCATGAACAATACATTGCTGAACGTGGCGTCTATGATGATGTTATGCATTCCTTAGCAACAGTCAGATATAGTGACGCTAAAGCCTTACTCAATGATTTAGTTAGCTTTCAAATGACATCAATTACGAATAATGCCTTTGTAAATGATAACAATCACGCTTTCGAGACACTTTCAAATATAATTAATAAACATATTAATTATCATAAATAA